The proteins below are encoded in one region of Acidobacteriota bacterium:
- a CDS encoding CRTAC1 family protein, translating into MTEMASFSLRLLATAIALTLLAPADRAAGGEPLFTDVTAASGLDFVHFNGMTGDLLFPEIAGSGGALFDFDGDGDLDAYLVQGSLLTREAKLEDALIAPRGALTDRLLRNDPGPRGTPRFTDVTKASGLEAEDYGMGVAAGDYDNDGDIDLYVANLGSNRLWRNRGDGTFEDVTTASGSDDDRWSIGASFADFDGDGWLDLFVVNYVRFDVERNVRCFEKSSRLDYCGPAAFDAEADRLLRNRGDGTFEDVSLTSGIGRQKGAGLGVATADFNGDGRLDFYVANDGMLNFLWTNRGDGTFEEDALFAGIAVNRNGKAEASMGVDAGDFDGDGDADLFMTHLMGETNTLYINDGSGLFEDRTVEMGLGESSLPFTSFGTAWFDADLDGRLDLVIANGAVSFTDRRPGPETPYPLEQPNQFFRQRSDGRFEDASAEAGKAFLGPEVSRGLALGDLDNDGDGDLLLINNSGPARVLLNRWGDDRPWLGLRLVTGERDAFGARVELLAAADEAATKNPKKSRWGRVRSDGSYASAHDPRVVFGLGDDFQPQSVRVYWPDGSQETWPAPPLGRYTSLVQGASTPSPAESKQGEPGEPPPAEERTP; encoded by the coding sequence ATGACCGAAATGGCCTCCTTCAGCCTGCGCCTGCTGGCGACGGCGATCGCCCTGACGCTCCTTGCACCGGCAGATCGCGCCGCCGGCGGAGAGCCGCTGTTCACCGACGTCACCGCTGCTTCGGGGCTCGATTTTGTTCACTTCAACGGCATGACCGGCGACTTGCTCTTTCCGGAGATCGCCGGCTCCGGCGGTGCGCTGTTCGACTTCGACGGCGACGGCGATCTCGATGCCTACCTCGTCCAGGGCTCCCTGCTGACCCGGGAAGCGAAGCTTGAAGACGCCCTCATCGCGCCCCGCGGGGCGCTCACCGACCGCCTGTTGCGGAACGATCCGGGACCCCGCGGCACACCGCGCTTCACCGACGTCACGAAAGCGAGCGGCCTCGAGGCCGAGGACTACGGCATGGGCGTTGCCGCCGGCGACTACGACAACGACGGCGATATCGATCTTTACGTCGCCAACCTCGGTTCGAACCGGCTGTGGAGAAATCGCGGCGACGGCACCTTCGAAGACGTGACAACGGCAAGCGGGAGCGACGACGACCGTTGGAGCATCGGAGCCTCCTTCGCGGATTTCGACGGCGACGGTTGGCTGGACCTGTTCGTCGTGAACTACGTGCGCTTCGACGTGGAAAGAAACGTCCGCTGCTTCGAGAAGAGTAGTCGCTTGGACTACTGCGGCCCCGCCGCCTTCGATGCGGAAGCCGACCGACTGCTGCGCAATCGCGGCGACGGCACCTTCGAAGACGTCTCCCTGACCAGCGGCATCGGACGCCAAAAGGGTGCCGGCCTGGGAGTGGCGACGGCGGACTTCAACGGCGATGGCCGATTGGATTTCTACGTCGCCAACGACGGCATGCTGAACTTCTTGTGGACCAACCGCGGCGACGGCACCTTCGAAGAGGACGCCCTGTTCGCCGGCATCGCCGTCAATCGCAACGGCAAGGCCGAAGCGAGCATGGGGGTGGACGCCGGTGACTTTGACGGCGACGGCGACGCGGACCTGTTCATGACCCACCTGATGGGCGAAACCAACACCCTGTATATCAACGACGGCAGTGGCCTGTTCGAAGATCGCACGGTGGAAATGGGCCTCGGTGAGAGCAGTCTGCCCTTCACCTCCTTCGGCACCGCCTGGTTCGATGCCGATCTCGACGGCCGCCTCGACCTGGTGATCGCCAACGGTGCCGTCTCCTTTACCGACCGGCGGCCGGGACCGGAAACGCCGTACCCTCTGGAACAACCCAACCAGTTCTTCCGGCAGCGCTCGGACGGACGTTTCGAGGACGCCAGCGCTGAGGCTGGCAAAGCCTTTCTCGGTCCAGAGGTGAGCCGCGGCCTGGCCCTCGGAGACCTCGACAACGACGGCGACGGAGATCTCTTGTTGATCAACAACAGCGGCCCTGCCCGGGTGCTTCTCAACCGGTGGGGGGATGACCGACCCTGGTTGGGTCTGCGTCTCGTGACCGGCGAGCGCGACGCCTTCGGCGCGCGGGTCGAGCTGCTAGCGGCGGCAGATGAGGCCGCCACCAAGAACCCCAAGAAGAGCCGGTGGGGACGGGTGCGAAGCGACGGTAGCTACGCCTCGGCTCACGATCCGCGGGTGGTCTTCGGCCTGGGCGACGACTTTCAACCGCAGTCCGTTCGGGTGTACTGGCCCGATGGATCACAGGAAACCTGGCCGGCACCGCCCCTCGGCCGCTACACGAGCCTCGTCCAGGGAGCGTCGACCCCTTCGCCGGCCGAATCAAAGCAGGGCGAGCCAGGAGAGCCTCCGCCCGCCGAGGAACGAACCCCATGA
- a CDS encoding nucleotidyltransferase family protein, producing the protein MSGVLLAAGRSLRFGGSVPKQLFELEGEPLVRRAARTVLAADLAELVVVVGFRADEVRKAIADLDLRVVENLAWAEGQSTSVRAGLAAVAAGSRAALFLPVDQPRLTPGLIDSLIECYRRTGGPVVAPVHRGRRGAPVLFDRSLFGELRQIEGDEGGRQVLRRRPEPIVEVEVEDVEELQDLDRRPG; encoded by the coding sequence GTGAGCGGCGTGCTGTTGGCGGCGGGCCGTTCGTTACGCTTCGGCGGGTCCGTTCCCAAACAGCTCTTCGAACTCGAAGGAGAACCGCTGGTTCGCCGAGCGGCTCGAACGGTTCTGGCGGCGGACCTGGCGGAGCTGGTGGTGGTGGTGGGTTTCCGCGCCGATGAGGTGAGGAAAGCGATTGCCGATCTGGACCTTCGGGTCGTAGAGAACCTGGCCTGGGCGGAAGGGCAGAGCACCTCCGTGCGAGCCGGGCTGGCCGCCGTGGCCGCCGGCTCACGGGCCGCTTTGTTTCTGCCGGTGGACCAACCGAGATTGACCCCGGGCCTGATCGACTCGCTGATCGAGTGTTACCGCCGGACCGGCGGGCCGGTCGTGGCGCCAGTCCATCGAGGGCGCCGCGGCGCGCCGGTGCTGTTTGACCGGTCGCTGTTTGGAGAGTTGAGGCAGATCGAAGGTGACGAGGGCGGGAGGCAGGTGCTGCGGCGAAGGCCGGAGCCGATCGTCGAGGTGGAAGTCGAGGATGTCGAGGAATTGCAGGATCTTGATCGCCGACCGGGGTGA
- a CDS encoding ATP-binding protein — MVDPNQPSAPFGGADDGRRLELTIDSSLDHLSLITSALQGICEDLGFDQEGSLEIELCAVEALTNAIVHGYCGESGHRVRLTVDTAGGELQLRIVDAGHAIPPKARRRPPGPAFDPEDLASVPNHGRGLFLIHHLMDRVEIRRHTDRNEILLIRALPTGIRGS, encoded by the coding sequence ATGGTCGATCCGAACCAGCCGTCAGCGCCCTTCGGTGGCGCTGACGACGGCAGGCGATTGGAGTTGACCATCGACAGTTCCCTGGACCACCTGTCACTGATCACCTCGGCTCTGCAGGGGATCTGCGAAGATCTGGGCTTCGATCAGGAGGGCAGCCTAGAGATCGAGCTGTGCGCCGTGGAGGCCCTCACCAACGCCATCGTCCACGGCTACTGCGGCGAATCCGGCCATCGGGTGCGGCTGACCGTTGACACCGCAGGCGGCGAACTACAGCTCCGCATCGTGGACGCGGGTCACGCCATCCCACCGAAAGCCCGCCGCCGGCCGCCGGGCCCGGCCTTCGATCCCGAAGACCTGGCGAGCGTTCCGAACCACGGGCGAGGGCTGTTCCTGATCCACCACCTGATGGACCGGGTGGAGATCCGGCGCCACACCGACCGCAACGAAATCCTGTTGATCCGGGCCTTGCCCACAGGGATCCGGGGCAGCTGA
- a CDS encoding class I SAM-dependent methyltransferase, whose product MTLASPPNGSAPRRPGTPPSTREFYDRLADHYHLVYADWEASIERQGAALRRILQAKWPQPVKTVLDAACGIGTQSLALARAGFRVTASDLSPGAIERAQREAEERGLELAFAVADMRFLSEVHRGTFDLVLAADNAITHLLDETEISRTFQQFYRCTRPGGGCLISVRDYSQLPTEGVHFEPHGVREVDGGRQVLFQVWKFDGSIYETSLYRVTDGGDGVCQTEVGRALYHAIAIPRLIQLMENAGYQAVERIDGAFFQPVLIGLRPA is encoded by the coding sequence GTGACTCTCGCTTCGCCGCCCAACGGATCCGCCCCCCGACGCCCGGGAACCCCTCCGTCCACCCGCGAGTTCTACGACCGCCTGGCGGATCACTACCACTTGGTCTATGCCGACTGGGAAGCGAGCATCGAACGCCAGGGAGCGGCGCTCCGGCGCATCCTGCAGGCCAAGTGGCCACAGCCGGTGAAAACCGTCCTCGACGCCGCCTGCGGCATCGGTACGCAGTCCCTCGCCCTTGCCCGGGCGGGCTTTCGGGTGACCGCATCGGATCTTTCGCCGGGCGCCATCGAGCGCGCCCAGCGCGAAGCCGAAGAGCGCGGCCTCGAGCTCGCATTCGCCGTGGCGGACATGCGGTTCCTGTCGGAGGTACATCGCGGAACCTTCGATCTGGTGCTCGCCGCCGACAACGCCATCACCCATCTGCTGGACGAGACGGAAATCTCCCGCACCTTCCAGCAGTTCTACCGCTGCACTCGCCCCGGCGGCGGGTGCCTGATTTCCGTTCGGGACTACTCGCAATTGCCCACCGAGGGAGTGCATTTCGAACCCCACGGCGTGCGGGAGGTCGATGGCGGTCGTCAGGTGTTGTTTCAGGTGTGGAAATTCGATGGTTCGATCTACGAGACCAGCCTCTACCGGGTGACCGACGGCGGCGACGGCGTCTGCCAAACGGAAGTCGGCCGGGCGCTGTACCACGCCATCGCCATCCCGCGGCTGATCCAACTGATGGAAAACGCCGGATACCAGGCGGTGGAACGGATCGATGGAGCGTTCTTTCAGCCGGTCCTGATCGGCCTGCGGCCGGCCTGA
- a CDS encoding tetratricopeptide repeat protein: MKRTVFAALIFLLTTPTGVLSTQAQETDGETSGAVPIPSVDLDALEQDVADQIRAQRREVEEVLHHPRATNLRKANAYGDMGRVFHAYALAEAAEACYRNALRFAPEDFRWPYYLGYLLQHKSRLEEAITFYRRALELLPVSIAAQVHLGEIYLALNRPEEAKKFFQGALDVGPKEPAALAGLGQVALSQKRYNDAAGHLGDALERVPQARMLHYPLALAYRGLGDEDKARWHLARRGEVGVRPPDPLIKELEAFRSGERVHLLSGRAAFRAGQFEDAIAGFRKAVAAKPDSARARINLATALSAAGQAEEAEKELRIVIRVAPENPTARYNLGALLIARNALPEALEQLQKAVRLAPEDAAARLDLAETLERSDRSAEALPHFEAAREQSPGEVRAWVGSARIHAENENWQATRDLLEEGHRLLPEDGRLAHALARLLAGSPDRSLRDGEQALDLARRVFEAKAVPAHAATLALALAEQGRCDEAAKWQQRAVDEGLASDAARTALALYSSGPPCRPPGE, translated from the coding sequence ATGAAACGTACCGTCTTCGCCGCCCTCATCTTCCTCCTGACGACCCCCACCGGCGTCCTTTCGACACAGGCCCAGGAGACCGATGGCGAGACTTCCGGCGCCGTACCGATCCCCTCGGTTGACCTGGATGCCCTGGAACAAGACGTGGCGGACCAGATCCGCGCCCAGCGCCGGGAGGTCGAAGAAGTCCTCCACCACCCCCGGGCGACGAACCTGCGCAAGGCCAACGCCTACGGCGACATGGGCCGGGTGTTTCATGCCTACGCCCTCGCCGAAGCCGCCGAAGCCTGCTATCGCAACGCCCTGCGCTTCGCGCCGGAGGACTTTCGCTGGCCCTATTACCTGGGGTACCTGCTGCAGCACAAGAGCCGCCTGGAGGAAGCGATCACCTTCTACCGGCGCGCCCTAGAACTGCTGCCGGTGAGCATCGCGGCGCAAGTCCACCTCGGCGAGATTTACCTCGCCCTCAACCGCCCGGAGGAAGCCAAGAAATTCTTTCAAGGTGCCCTGGACGTCGGCCCCAAAGAACCCGCCGCTCTCGCCGGCCTGGGGCAGGTCGCTTTGTCGCAGAAACGTTACAACGACGCGGCGGGCCACCTTGGCGATGCCCTGGAGCGAGTGCCGCAAGCCCGCATGCTCCACTATCCCCTGGCCCTCGCCTACCGCGGCCTGGGAGACGAGGACAAGGCCCGCTGGCACCTCGCCCGGCGGGGCGAGGTGGGAGTGCGGCCGCCGGACCCGCTGATCAAGGAACTGGAAGCCTTCCGCAGCGGCGAACGAGTGCACCTGCTGAGCGGTCGCGCCGCTTTCCGGGCCGGCCAATTCGAAGATGCCATCGCCGGCTTCCGCAAGGCCGTCGCAGCCAAACCCGACAGCGCCCGGGCGCGCATCAACCTCGCCACCGCCCTGTCCGCCGCCGGGCAGGCCGAGGAAGCCGAGAAGGAACTGCGCATCGTCATCCGCGTCGCCCCCGAAAACCCCACCGCCCGCTACAACTTGGGCGCCCTCCTGATCGCCCGAAATGCCTTGCCGGAAGCCCTTGAGCAGCTGCAAAAGGCCGTGCGTCTGGCGCCGGAGGACGCCGCGGCACGGCTAGACCTGGCCGAGACCCTGGAGCGTAGCGATCGCTCCGCCGAAGCGCTCCCCCACTTCGAAGCGGCGCGTGAGCAAAGCCCCGGCGAAGTCCGCGCCTGGGTCGGCTCAGCGCGCATCCACGCCGAGAACGAAAACTGGCAGGCTACGCGCGATTTGTTGGAAGAAGGCCATCGGCTCCTGCCGGAGGACGGCCGCCTGGCGCACGCCCTGGCGCGCCTTCTCGCGGGCTCTCCGGATCGCTCGCTGCGCGACGGCGAGCAGGCCCTCGATCTGGCGCGCCGCGTCTTCGAGGCCAAGGCGGTACCCGCCCATGCCGCCACCCTCGCCTTGGCCCTCGCCGAGCAGGGTCGCTGCGACGAGGCCGCCAAATGGCAGCAGCGAGCCGTTGACGAAGGCCTCGCCTCCGATGCCGCCCGTACCGCCCTGGCCCTCTACTCCAGCGGGCCGCCCTGCCGCCCACCGGGCGAATGA
- a CDS encoding lysophospholipid acyltransferase family protein — protein MKNAPFRHRLEMIGYRAVQAFLKRLSPEGVRRFGRRLGGWAYRLVPSLRRRSLDNLALVMGERSLAERRQIARGSLRHLAAALCEALAIERRVLPQLDRWVDLAGLSHLDEAVGADPSRGVFLMTGHFGPWEIAAHALSKRFGGIDFVARPPDNPYLAAEILRLRERFGSRVIAKKGAAFGILRSIRTGRNVGILIDQRVRPSAGMLLPFFGRPAWTSPILAQLSIRTGAPVVPLFCQPLPGGRYELRFEPAIHPPAAAARGEEAYAALTLRYLAVLEDEIRKTPELWLWAHRRWKT, from the coding sequence ATGAAGAACGCGCCCTTTCGCCATCGCCTCGAAATGATCGGCTACCGAGCCGTGCAGGCTTTCCTGAAGCGTCTGTCGCCGGAGGGTGTTCGGCGGTTCGGCCGCAGACTGGGAGGATGGGCCTACCGGCTCGTTCCCTCCCTTCGGCGGCGCTCTCTGGACAACCTGGCCCTGGTGATGGGCGAACGGTCGCTGGCCGAGCGCAGGCAGATCGCCCGGGGCAGCCTGCGGCATCTCGCCGCCGCTCTGTGCGAGGCCCTGGCGATCGAGCGAAGGGTGCTGCCGCAGCTCGATCGCTGGGTCGATCTGGCGGGCCTCAGCCACCTCGACGAAGCGGTGGGCGCCGACCCCTCCCGTGGGGTGTTCTTGATGACCGGTCACTTCGGTCCCTGGGAGATCGCCGCCCACGCCCTGAGCAAGAGATTCGGCGGCATCGATTTCGTGGCCCGCCCGCCGGACAACCCCTATCTGGCGGCCGAAATCCTGCGCCTCCGCGAGCGTTTCGGTAGCCGGGTGATTGCCAAGAAAGGTGCCGCCTTCGGCATCCTGCGGTCGATCCGGACGGGCCGCAACGTGGGCATTCTGATCGATCAGCGAGTCCGCCCCTCGGCCGGCATGTTGCTGCCCTTTTTCGGCCGGCCGGCTTGGACCAGCCCGATCTTGGCGCAGCTCTCGATTCGCACCGGGGCGCCGGTGGTGCCGCTGTTTTGCCAACCGCTTCCGGGCGGTCGCTACGAACTGCGCTTCGAGCCGGCGATCCATCCGCCGGCGGCCGCGGCGCGGGGCGAGGAGGCCTATGCGGCACTGACGCTGCGGTATTTGGCGGTGCTCGAGGACGAAATCCGAAAGACTCCGGAGTTGTGGCTGTGGGCCCACAGAAGGTGGAAGACTTGA
- a CDS encoding YciI family protein produces MKQFLYVLKPTRPAMLKEGPTATEAASGERHVAYLRDLVDKGQVLLFGRTQENDDSTFGLVVFEADGEAAARAIMEGDPAVAEGLMTARLQPYRIAGGRLTR; encoded by the coding sequence ATGAAACAGTTTCTATACGTGCTCAAACCGACCCGTCCGGCGATGTTGAAAGAAGGCCCTACCGCAACCGAGGCAGCGAGTGGTGAACGTCACGTGGCCTACCTTCGTGACCTGGTTGACAAGGGTCAAGTCCTGTTGTTTGGGCGGACCCAAGAGAACGATGACTCGACCTTTGGCTTGGTCGTTTTCGAGGCGGATGGCGAAGCGGCAGCGCGAGCGATCATGGAGGGGGATCCCGCGGTTGCCGAGGGTCTGATGACCGCTCGCCTACAGCCCTATCGAATTGCCGGCGGCCGGCTCACTCGGTGA
- the rffA gene encoding dTDP-4-amino-4,6-dideoxygalactose transaminase — protein sequence MSTYRVPFNRPVLMGNELRYMEQAVRRGATSADGDFTVRCQKLLERHTGASKVLLTTSCTHALEMCALLLECGPGDEVIMPAFTFPSTANAFVLRGATPVFVDIRADTLNLDEDLLEGAITDRTKVIVPVHYGGVGCEMSRIMELAGRYGLGVVEDNAHGLYGSYRGKALGTFGSLATLSFHETKNISCGEGGALMIHDPKLVDRAEVIRQKGTNRSRFFRGEVDRYTWVDVGSSYGLADLLAAHLYAQLEAAETIQEHRQGVWEEYLAGLNEWAKGAGATLPVVPPHCQQAYHLFYLLLPSREARRALIEHLKAAGILAVFHYVPLHLGEFHESWAGRPMVRPCPVAKDVSERLLRLPFYNDLDAESQSYVIDCISEFKC from the coding sequence GTGTCGACTTACAGAGTTCCTTTCAATCGACCCGTGTTGATGGGGAACGAACTCCGCTACATGGAGCAGGCGGTTCGGCGCGGAGCGACTTCCGCGGACGGTGATTTCACCGTCCGTTGCCAGAAGCTTCTCGAGCGACACACCGGCGCTTCGAAGGTTCTGCTGACGACCTCCTGTACCCACGCGCTGGAAATGTGCGCACTGCTGCTGGAGTGTGGTCCCGGCGACGAGGTGATCATGCCGGCGTTCACCTTTCCTTCCACGGCGAACGCCTTTGTGCTGCGAGGGGCCACCCCCGTCTTCGTGGATATTCGCGCGGATACCCTGAATCTCGACGAAGACCTGCTTGAAGGCGCGATCACCGACCGCACCAAGGTGATCGTTCCGGTGCACTATGGCGGGGTGGGGTGCGAGATGTCTCGCATCATGGAACTGGCCGGTCGGTACGGCCTGGGGGTCGTCGAGGACAATGCCCACGGGCTGTACGGCAGCTACCGGGGCAAGGCTCTGGGAACCTTCGGGTCGCTGGCCACGTTGAGTTTCCACGAGACGAAGAACATTTCCTGCGGCGAGGGCGGGGCTTTGATGATTCACGATCCGAAGCTAGTCGACCGGGCGGAGGTGATCCGGCAGAAAGGAACGAATCGCAGCCGATTCTTTCGCGGCGAAGTAGACCGCTACACCTGGGTGGACGTCGGCTCGAGCTACGGCCTGGCCGATCTGCTGGCCGCCCACCTCTATGCCCAATTGGAAGCCGCTGAGACCATTCAGGAGCACCGTCAAGGCGTTTGGGAGGAGTATCTCGCGGGCCTCAACGAGTGGGCGAAAGGGGCGGGTGCGACCCTACCGGTGGTGCCGCCGCACTGTCAGCAGGCCTACCATCTGTTCTATCTGCTGCTGCCTTCCCGGGAGGCGCGCCGGGCCCTCATCGAGCACTTGAAAGCCGCCGGCATCCTGGCGGTTTTTCACTACGTTCCCCTTCATCTCGGCGAGTTTCACGAGAGTTGGGCGGGCCGGCCCATGGTGAGACCGTGTCCGGTCGCGAAGGATGTCTCGGAACGACTGCTCAGGCTTCCCTTCTACAACGATCTCGATGCGGAATCCCAGTCCTACGTGATCGACTGTATCTCCGAGTTCAAGTGTTGA
- a CDS encoding tail fiber domain-containing protein, with product MKSIQRISVIVAVLSLVLSGTAFANESADMAVVIPGSAAMQWAPAVPYESMSLRVSGPDVSMEYFFGPSELPVFSVFDEFGNVYPDGTYSWEFRLSPVLPEGVKRALADSRERGNDGEVARQLKRSGLVPAEEFLVQSGSFTIAGGSIVDGSLVEEARRGAPISVDAPARSGDGPTPMSAADQVFLDDVIVDGSLCAGLDCVNGENFGFDTIRMKENNLRLHFDDTSATASFPSNDWRLTANESDNGGANKFSIDDATAGRSPFTIEAGANANTLYVEADGDVGIKTANPVVDIHIVEGNTPTLRLEQDGSDGFTPQIYDIAANEANFFIRDVTNGSRLFFRSKPGAPEDSIFIAADGDVGLGTDNPTDGADLDVVGNASVGVFQVRTSDSGTRVSMAAAGTAGFVGTQSDDPLVFNTNTAERMRILSTGQVSIGCFSSLGSNDFVVSGTQDAVTDCSSAPASTLQAGATTFTASSSRLYKTNLQPIPAQGILDKIAAIDVYNYDFIDGPEDVIGLVAEDFHQVFGKGSDKMLNGQEVQMALWLAVQELSASNAELKREIEALKAASAAP from the coding sequence ATGAAGTCCATTCAACGAATTAGCGTGATCGTCGCCGTACTCAGTCTTGTCCTGAGCGGTACCGCCTTCGCCAACGAATCCGCCGACATGGCGGTGGTCATTCCGGGTAGCGCCGCCATGCAGTGGGCGCCGGCGGTCCCCTATGAATCGATGTCGCTCCGCGTCTCCGGTCCGGACGTCTCCATGGAATACTTCTTCGGCCCGTCCGAGCTGCCGGTGTTCAGCGTGTTCGACGAGTTCGGCAACGTCTACCCGGACGGCACGTACAGCTGGGAGTTCCGCCTTTCGCCGGTCTTGCCGGAAGGGGTGAAGCGGGCCCTCGCCGATTCCCGCGAGCGCGGTAACGACGGCGAAGTGGCACGCCAGCTCAAGCGCTCCGGCCTGGTGCCGGCCGAGGAGTTTCTCGTCCAGTCCGGTTCCTTCACCATCGCCGGCGGTTCCATCGTCGACGGCAGCCTGGTCGAAGAGGCGCGCCGCGGGGCGCCGATCAGCGTTGACGCTCCGGCCCGCTCCGGCGACGGCCCCACTCCGATGAGCGCCGCCGACCAGGTGTTCCTTGACGACGTGATCGTCGACGGCAGCCTGTGCGCCGGTCTGGACTGCGTCAACGGTGAGAATTTCGGCTTCGACACCATCCGCATGAAGGAGAACAACCTCCGCCTCCACTTCGACGACACCAGTGCCACGGCCAGCTTCCCGAGCAACGACTGGCGCCTGACGGCCAACGAGTCCGACAACGGTGGCGCGAACAAGTTCTCGATCGACGACGCCACCGCCGGCCGCAGCCCCTTCACCATCGAAGCGGGCGCCAACGCCAACACCCTGTACGTCGAAGCGGACGGTGACGTCGGCATCAAGACCGCCAACCCGGTGGTCGACATCCACATCGTCGAGGGCAACACTCCGACGCTCCGCCTGGAGCAGGACGGCTCCGACGGCTTCACCCCGCAGATCTACGACATCGCCGCCAACGAGGCCAACTTCTTCATCCGCGACGTCACCAACGGCTCCCGGCTGTTTTTCCGCTCGAAGCCCGGCGCGCCGGAAGACTCGATCTTCATCGCGGCAGACGGTGACGTCGGCCTGGGTACGGACAACCCAACGGACGGCGCCGATCTCGACGTGGTGGGAAATGCCTCCGTCGGCGTGTTTCAGGTGCGCACCAGTGACAGCGGCACGCGAGTTTCCATGGCGGCCGCCGGCACTGCAGGCTTCGTCGGCACCCAGTCCGATGACCCGCTGGTTTTCAACACCAATACGGCTGAGCGCATGCGCATTCTCAGCACCGGCCAGGTGTCTATCGGCTGCTTCTCCAGCCTGGGCAGCAACGATTTCGTGGTGTCGGGGACTCAGGATGCCGTGACCGACTGCAGCTCTGCGCCGGCCTCCACCCTGCAGGCTGGTGCGACCACCTTCACCGCTTCTTCGTCGCGTCTCTACAAGACGAACCTGCAGCCGATCCCGGCGCAGGGGATCCTCGACAAGATCGCCGCTATCGACGTCTACAACTACGACTTCATCGATGGTCCCGAGGATGTGATCGGTCTGGTGGCGGAGGACTTCCACCAGGTCTTCGGCAAGGGCTCGGACAAGATGCTCAACGGCCAGGAGGTCCAGATGGCCCTCTGGTTGGCGGTGCAAGAGCTGTCCGCTAGCAACGCTGAGCTGAAGCGCGAGATCGAAGCGCTCAAGGCCGCCTCCGCGGCGCCCTGA
- a CDS encoding XdhC/CoxI family protein — protein sequence MRDVLEDLDRLLAVEGRVALATVIHVWGSAPRRPGGKMVVAPSGAVAGSVSGGCVEGAVVEGAMAVLESGEPRLLEFGVADAEAWAVGLSCGGRIEVWVEAVIAGDPVFEALRADLCGDRLVASGTVLTGAARGRRVLLSPEGPRRGAALPADLEEGCRSAAEEAFASFGTVRRELEEQGAEVFVEAHPPRPELVLVGAVHVAVHLVTLARELGFRTVVLDPRSAFATAERFAHADELIRGWPPAALDACRLDEGTYLAVLSHDPKIDLPALEVALRRPLRYIGALGSKKTHQKRVAALAERGFSEERIARIHAPIGIDLGGRRPEEIAVSILAELVAARHGRR from the coding sequence ATGCGAGACGTTCTCGAAGATCTCGACCGGCTGCTGGCGGTGGAGGGGCGGGTGGCGCTGGCGACGGTGATTCACGTGTGGGGCTCGGCGCCGCGACGGCCTGGCGGCAAGATGGTGGTGGCTCCCTCCGGCGCCGTCGCCGGTTCGGTCAGCGGCGGCTGCGTCGAAGGGGCGGTGGTCGAAGGGGCGATGGCGGTTCTGGAAAGCGGCGAGCCGCGGCTCCTCGAGTTCGGCGTCGCCGATGCCGAGGCCTGGGCGGTGGGTCTATCCTGCGGCGGCAGGATCGAGGTGTGGGTGGAAGCGGTGATAGCCGGGGATCCGGTGTTCGAAGCGCTGCGGGCGGACCTGTGCGGCGACCGCCTGGTGGCTTCCGGCACGGTGTTGACGGGCGCCGCCCGGGGCCGCCGGGTGTTGCTGTCGCCGGAGGGCCCGCGGCGTGGCGCCGCGCTGCCGGCGGACCTCGAGGAAGGCTGCCGCTCGGCGGCCGAAGAGGCCTTTGCTTCCTTTGGCACGGTGCGACGGGAGCTGGAAGAGCAAGGCGCGGAAGTGTTCGTCGAGGCCCATCCACCGCGGCCGGAGCTGGTGCTGGTGGGGGCGGTCCACGTCGCCGTCCACCTGGTCACCCTGGCGCGGGAACTCGGCTTTCGGACGGTGGTATTGGATCCCCGCTCGGCCTTTGCCACCGCCGAGCGCTTCGCCCACGCCGACGAGTTGATACGCGGCTGGCCGCCAGCGGCCCTGGACGCCTGCCGTCTAGACGAGGGCACCTACCTGGCGGTACTGAGTCACGACCCGAAAATCGATCTGCCGGCCCTGGAGGTCGCTCTCCGGCGGCCGCTGCGCTACATCGGCGCACTGGGATCGAAGAAAACCCACCAGAAGCGGGTTGCGGCCCTTGCCGAACGGGGCTTTTCGGAAGAACGGATCGCCCGCATCCACGCCCCCATCGGTATCGACCTCGGCGGCCGCCGGCCGGAGGAGATCGCCGTTTCCATTTTGGCGGAGCTGGTAGCGGCCCGTCACGGTCGCCGGTGA